CCGGTCGCACCGGCCAGGAGCAGCACGGCGAAGCCCAGTTCGATGCGGGACAGGCCCGCGAGGTTCACGGCCGTGAGCCCCGACGACACCCGCGTGCGGGCGCTGCCGAGATCTGTGATCTGCACGCCCGGTAGACTCGCGGTGAGGCGGCGGGCCCCGTCCACAACCTGCTGGGGGTTGCCACTCACCTTCAGCAGCGCGACCTCCGCCACCGGGTTGCCCGTCTGCTGCGCGAGGTAGGCGGCGTTGGTGACCAGGAAGGAGTCCTTGGGCGCGGTGGGGAACTCGCGCACCACGCCCACGAAGGTGAAGGGCACCACGGCGTACTGGTGCGTGCGGGCGTTCAGGAGCCGCAGGCGCACCGCGTCGCCGAGCGAGAGGTTGTAGTCGTTGACGGTCTCCTGCGACACGAACAGGGCGTCAGGACGGGCCGCGAGTTTCACGAGTGCCGCCTGGGCACCGAGATCCTTGAAGTAGGTGTTCGAGAGGTGGCTGACCTCCGTGAAGTGCGCCGCGTCGATGCCGTAGATGTCCTGCAGGTCGGCCCCGACATAGGCGTAGCGGTGGATCAGGGGCTGCGCGGCGCTGACGCCCGGCAGAACCTTCAGGGCCGAGAGCTGCGGCCCGGCAGGCCCGGCAGCCGTGCCGGTCACCGTGACGTCCGACCCGTTGGTAAGAATGGCGTCCACCCGCGCCTGATCGTTGTAGGTGGCATTGAAGATGGAGGTGGACAGGGCGAATGCCACTGCCAGCGCCACCAGCGCCGTGCCGCGTGAGAGCACGCCGCCCTGGCGTTCGAGTGCGGCGGCGACGATGCTGGACAGCCGGCCGCTGACGGGGCGCAGGAGCTGCCCAAGCACGTTCCGGCGCAGCAGCAGGCCCAGCAGCCGCACGGCGAGCAGGGTGCCGCCCAGCCACAGGGCCAGCGGGGCCAGAAACGCCTCGCTCTGAATGCTGGCCTGCGTGACGCCCTCCGGCGCGAGGACGAGCTGGTACCCGCCCGCCGCGCTGCGCCAGAACACCACGCCGGCCAGGATCAGCAGCATGGCGTCCACATAAAGCCGCTGCCACAGGGGCACGCGGCTGCGCCGCACGGCCAGACGCTGCGCGGCCACGGTGGAGGAGCGCACGGCCCCCAGGGTCGGCAGCAGCACGGCCCCGAGCGCGAGCAGCAGACCGACCAGGCCGGGCCACAGCAGCGACGCCCCCGTGAGTGGCGTGCCCGCCAGCGCTGGAGCGAGCAGCGCAGCCACGCCCAGTCCGGCCAGCAGGCCGAGCGCCGCGACGACCAGCGCCTCGCCCGCGCCGAGCCGCAGGATGAGCCCCTCCGCCGCGCCGCGCACACGCAGGAGGGCCGCCTCCCCCGCCCGCTGGGTGCCGCTGGCTCCGGCGACGGTGACCGTGAGGGCTGCAGCCAGCAGCGCGCCCGGCAGGCCGAGGAACAGGAACAGCGCCTGCGCGTAGAGGGCCCCCTCACGGGCGCCGTCCAGCGTGGCCCCCAGGGTATTCCCGACCACGGCTGAGCCGGCCAGGCGGGCCTCGACGTTGTTGGCCAGGCGGCTGACCAGCGCGAAGGCCTGTCCGGGATCCGCCGGCAGGGTCGTGGCCAGGCGCACGTGCAGCTGAGTCCGCACAGTGTCGGGGCGCGCCGCGCGTTGCGGCGCGAACAGGTGATCGAACTGCGCGCGCGGCACCAGCAGCACATTGTCTGGCGGGGCCTGCGGGGCGAGTCCTTTCGGTGCTCCGACCGCCTGAAACAGGGAGTCGGCGGCCGGCAGGTCGACCACGCCCGCAACGGT
This genomic interval from Deinococcus metalli contains the following:
- a CDS encoding ABC transporter permease, with translation MTVTWLRGLLTRRPLRVWGTAAGVALTTAFLALLLAFIATGRANMTARAAASVPVDWQVLLGPQGSVPAAARAIRAATPVKTLLPVGYADVAALSAVTGPAGQVTTQTTGAGKVLGLPPGYVAAFPAELRALVGATQGVLVSQQTAANLHAGVGDRVTVTRYGAPPVAVTVAGVVDLPAADSLFQAVGAPKGLAPQAPPDNVLLVPRAQFDHLFAPQRAARPDTVRTQLHVRLATTLPADPGQAFALVSRLANNVEARLAGSAVVGNTLGATLDGAREGALYAQALFLFLGLPGALLAAALTVTVAGASGTQRAGEAALLRVRGAAEGLILRLGAGEALVVAALGLLAGLGVAALLAPALAGTPLTGASLLWPGLVGLLLALGAVLLPTLGAVRSSTVAAQRLAVRRSRVPLWQRLYVDAMLLILAGVVFWRSAAGGYQLVLAPEGVTQASIQSEAFLAPLALWLGGTLLAVRLLGLLLRRNVLGQLLRPVSGRLSSIVAAALERQGGVLSRGTALVALAVAFALSTSIFNATYNDQARVDAILTNGSDVTVTGTAAGPAGPQLSALKVLPGVSAAQPLIHRYAYVGADLQDIYGIDAAHFTEVSHLSNTYFKDLGAQAALVKLAARPDALFVSQETVNDYNLSLGDAVRLRLLNARTHQYAVVPFTFVGVVREFPTAPKDSFLVTNAAYLAQQTGNPVAEVALLKVSGNPQQVVDGARRLTASLPGVQITDLGSARTRVSSGLTAVNLAGLSRIELGFAVLLLAGATGLVLALGLTERRRTFTVLGALGATSRQLGAFLNGEALVIVGLGGAFGLVIGLGVAQTLIKLLQGVFDPPPEGLLMPWVYLGLLLISAVVSTGVAVVVARRASGRRVTEVLRAS